The Lysobacter sp. HDW10 genome window below encodes:
- a CDS encoding threonine/serine exporter family protein, translated as MLNNPASAPIDTRIDFICELAERLHSYGTTAQRLESALIAVARQLEIECDPWSNPTGMILSFRPIGGKAKDPETTRLIRLPLGENALHKLAETDRIAEEVLSGKLDVAHGHAQLQALDRPMSRMARWAQVLGFGLAAFGVACLLRLPWLDVATAAVAGLSIGLVLNIVNLKLDGLKDAEEVIAAAIATLITVVVSTWIEPLNFNTVIIAAVIVLLPGMGITNAVNELTSQHLVSGTSRLAGALTVVLKLAIGMMIITTLAKVLGMHPQVRMDRPQPLWVEGLGMITAAYSFAILFRAGARDYALVMMAAITGYLVSRLVAMSLGNVAGVFAAAFCMTLLGNYYARAFKRPGALVRLPGIIMLVPGSLSFRSVINLLQQQSTEAGTSILVDVLNVLLALIAGILLGNLMLSSRRSL; from the coding sequence ATGCTGAACAATCCGGCCTCCGCGCCCATCGATACTCGGATAGATTTCATTTGCGAACTGGCTGAGCGCTTGCACAGCTATGGCACCACTGCGCAACGTCTGGAAAGTGCGCTGATTGCAGTCGCGCGCCAGTTGGAGATCGAATGCGACCCGTGGTCCAACCCCACCGGCATGATTCTCTCTTTCCGCCCGATTGGCGGCAAGGCCAAAGATCCTGAAACAACCCGTTTGATTCGCCTGCCGCTGGGTGAAAACGCACTGCACAAGTTGGCAGAGACGGATCGCATCGCTGAAGAAGTGTTATCCGGCAAATTGGATGTTGCGCACGGCCATGCGCAACTTCAAGCCTTGGACCGGCCCATGTCGCGTATGGCGCGTTGGGCGCAAGTCTTGGGGTTTGGCTTGGCAGCCTTTGGCGTGGCCTGCCTGTTGCGGTTGCCGTGGCTAGACGTCGCCACCGCTGCTGTTGCGGGGCTTTCAATCGGCTTGGTGTTGAATATCGTCAACCTGAAGCTCGATGGCTTAAAGGATGCAGAGGAAGTTATCGCGGCGGCCATTGCCACTTTGATTACGGTGGTGGTGAGTACTTGGATAGAACCGCTGAATTTCAATACCGTGATCATCGCAGCGGTCATAGTCTTGTTGCCTGGTATGGGCATCACCAACGCAGTCAATGAACTGACCAGTCAGCATCTGGTTTCCGGTACTTCAAGACTTGCGGGTGCACTGACCGTTGTGCTGAAGCTCGCGATCGGCATGATGATCATCACGACCTTGGCCAAGGTGTTGGGCATGCATCCACAAGTGCGCATGGACCGACCGCAGCCGCTGTGGGTGGAAGGCCTCGGCATGATCACTGCGGCGTATTCGTTTGCCATCTTGTTTAGGGCAGGTGCGCGTGACTATGCGCTGGTGATGATGGCGGCGATCACGGGGTACTTGGTGTCGCGCTTGGTGGCGATGTCCTTAGGCAATGTGGCCGGTGTATTCGCAGCGGCATTTTGCATGACTTTGCTTGGCAACTACTATGCGCGCGCGTTCAAGCGACCCGGTGCCTTGGTGCGCTTGCCGGGCATCATCATGCTCGTGCCCGGAAGCTTGAGTTTTCGCAGCGTTATCAATCTTTTGCAACAGCAATCGACCGAGGCCGGCACCAGTATCTTGGTCGACGTTTTGAATGTGTTGCTGGCGTTGATTGCCGGCATCTTGCTCGGCAATCTGATGCTCAGTTCGCGGCGAAGCTTATGA
- a CDS encoding ABC transporter permease, giving the protein MTSQPSQERNSEHPQPPRLEPIDGGQGRVRLIGLWDLAHSAEIVRALNGVRGKLSHVDASGIDSLDTLGVMQLMRFLGKQGIAADAVQWREQHLPLVESVADVCGDPPPPKRNFGFIEALDRLGRGVLDNAHEVLALISFLGEVLIKSWRTVLNPKRFRTTSAVYHMEQVGLDAVPLVMVLNFLVGAVIAFLGANVLRDFGATIFVVELVSISFLREFGVLLTAIVLAGRTASAFTAQIGAMKSREEVDAMQTIGLDPVDVLVIPRVAALLVMLPLLTFLAMVAGLLGGLMVGVVSLDIPAAGYMARMEQTMEVRHFFVGMSKAPLFAIVIALIGCLEGLQVKGTAQSVGERTTSAVVQCIALVIVLDALAAMWFMYMDI; this is encoded by the coding sequence ATGACTTCGCAGCCCTCGCAGGAACGCAACTCGGAACACCCACAGCCGCCCCGCCTCGAACCGATCGATGGCGGCCAAGGTCGTGTGCGTTTAATCGGGCTTTGGGACCTCGCACATTCGGCCGAGATCGTGCGTGCATTGAATGGTGTGCGCGGCAAGCTGAGCCACGTCGACGCAAGCGGCATCGATTCGCTCGACACGCTGGGCGTGATGCAGCTGATGCGCTTTCTGGGTAAACAAGGCATTGCAGCCGACGCGGTGCAGTGGCGTGAGCAGCATCTGCCCTTGGTGGAGTCGGTGGCCGATGTCTGCGGAGACCCACCGCCACCGAAGCGCAATTTCGGTTTTATAGAGGCGCTCGACCGACTTGGCCGCGGCGTGCTCGACAACGCACATGAAGTGCTCGCCCTCATCAGCTTCCTTGGCGAGGTGCTGATTAAATCTTGGCGAACCGTTCTCAATCCAAAGCGCTTTCGAACGACCTCTGCGGTTTATCACATGGAGCAAGTCGGCCTGGACGCCGTGCCCTTGGTGATGGTGTTGAACTTCTTAGTGGGTGCCGTGATCGCGTTCTTGGGCGCGAATGTCCTGCGCGATTTCGGCGCCACGATTTTTGTGGTCGAGCTGGTCAGTATTTCGTTCTTGAGAGAGTTCGGCGTACTCCTCACCGCAATCGTGCTGGCAGGCCGGACCGCGAGTGCGTTCACTGCACAGATCGGCGCCATGAAAAGCCGCGAAGAAGTCGATGCCATGCAGACGATCGGTTTGGATCCCGTCGATGTGCTGGTGATACCGCGTGTCGCTGCTTTGCTGGTGATGTTGCCGCTGCTCACCTTCCTCGCCATGGTGGCGGGCTTGTTGGGTGGCTTGATGGTGGGCGTTGTCAGTCTGGACATCCCGGCCGCGGGCTACATGGCGCGCATGGAACAAACGATGGAGGTACGTCATTTCTTTGTCGGCATGAGTAAAGCGCCGCTGTTTGCGATCGTGATTGCACTGATCGGTTGTTTGGAAGGCCTTCAAGTCAAAGGCACCGCGCAATCTGTCGGTGAGCGCACGACTTCAGCGGTCGTGCAGTGTATTGCATTGGTGATCGTGCTCGATGCGCTGGCCGCCATGTGGTTCATGTACATGGATATCTGA
- a CDS encoding ATP-binding cassette domain-containing protein has product MQTPDDTLIKVTGLVNRFGEQVVHDHLDLDVRRGEIQGIVGGSGTGKSVLMRSILGLQTPQEGEIRVLGFDPRSGRDADRRGIETHTGVLFQDGALFSSLTVGENVEVPLKEHHPEIPQRLREELALLKVKLSGLAAESVAKLPSQLSGGMRKRAGLARALALDPPLLFLDEPTAGLDPIGASAFDELIQTLQESLGLTVFLITHDLDTLYRICDRVAVLAEKRVLINAPIEEVERCDHPWVQEYFHGPRARAAQRMARNVHKKD; this is encoded by the coding sequence ATGCAGACGCCCGACGACACCCTCATCAAAGTCACCGGCTTGGTCAATCGTTTTGGCGAACAAGTCGTGCACGACCATCTTGATCTCGACGTTCGGCGTGGCGAGATTCAAGGGATTGTCGGCGGATCAGGCACGGGCAAATCTGTCCTGATGCGTTCGATCCTGGGCCTACAAACGCCTCAGGAAGGCGAAATTCGTGTGCTGGGCTTTGATCCGCGTAGCGGACGCGACGCGGATCGTCGTGGTATCGAAACGCACACCGGCGTGTTGTTCCAAGACGGTGCCCTGTTCTCCTCGCTCACCGTCGGCGAAAACGTTGAAGTGCCCTTGAAAGAACACCATCCGGAAATCCCGCAACGACTGCGCGAGGAGCTTGCACTTCTAAAGGTCAAGCTTTCGGGGCTCGCGGCTGAGTCGGTCGCCAAGTTGCCTTCTCAACTGTCGGGCGGCATGCGCAAGCGCGCAGGATTGGCGCGCGCTTTGGCACTTGATCCGCCCCTGCTTTTTTTGGATGAGCCTACGGCGGGTTTGGATCCTATCGGAGCATCGGCGTTCGACGAATTGATCCAAACCTTGCAAGAATCGCTTGGCTTGACCGTCTTTCTGATCACACATGACCTCGACACGCTCTATCGCATTTGTGATCGCGTCGCCGTTCTCGCGGAAAAACGCGTGTTGATTAACGCCCCGATCGAAGAGGTTGAACGCTGCGATCATCCCTGGGTGCAAGAATACTTTCATG